A region of Myxococcus stipitatus DSM 14675 DNA encodes the following proteins:
- a CDS encoding TolC family protein: protein MRLLAFGLVGMVTAPVSNTARAEQPTARLQADAPTQTAQAPAPEAPQAPAPPKDEAAPTVMRVTLEEAITRALKANPQVAQAKGSVTNAEAAELSAVGAYIPSLSASASGSLASSERIEPVTGAVVTGSNDTYSAGLAASWNVFTGGQRSATRKQTRAQSGAAQAQLTAQRAAAVLAVERAFYEVLRAMGLEEVANARIERARQNEDAAERRLAVGSATRSDLLRAQLDRTTAKEALRTAETQRTSAALALGRLVGEDGPVEASPDENIAPKPLTLTDAALVAELEANAPDVLAAASTLGASQAGVNVAKATYLPTVRLSAGYDWFNQDPSFNGGRTSWSVRLGVSYPIFDGFLREERVQRARTQEVVSQAQLADTRRAVRSGAGQALAQLRLAEDRITFSGQSVEVAREDLKVQQERYRLGATTILELLTSQESLVQAEINLVSSRFDYRIARAELEALAGRPL, encoded by the coding sequence ATGCGCCTGCTGGCCTTCGGCCTCGTGGGCATGGTGACGGCGCCCGTCTCGAACACGGCCCGCGCCGAACAACCCACGGCGCGCCTCCAGGCCGACGCGCCCACGCAGACGGCGCAGGCCCCCGCCCCCGAGGCCCCACAGGCCCCCGCGCCTCCGAAAGACGAGGCCGCGCCCACGGTGATGCGCGTCACGCTCGAGGAAGCCATCACCCGCGCGCTCAAGGCGAACCCGCAGGTGGCGCAGGCCAAGGGCAGCGTCACCAACGCCGAGGCCGCCGAGCTCAGTGCCGTGGGCGCCTATATCCCCTCGCTCTCCGCGAGCGCGTCGGGTTCGCTCGCGAGCAGCGAGCGCATCGAGCCCGTGACGGGCGCCGTCGTCACCGGCTCCAACGACACGTACAGCGCGGGCCTGGCCGCCTCGTGGAATGTCTTCACGGGAGGACAGCGGAGCGCCACGCGCAAGCAGACCCGCGCGCAGTCCGGAGCAGCCCAGGCGCAGCTCACCGCGCAGCGAGCCGCCGCCGTGCTCGCCGTGGAGCGCGCGTTCTACGAGGTCCTCCGCGCCATGGGGCTCGAGGAAGTGGCGAATGCCCGCATCGAGCGGGCCCGGCAGAACGAGGACGCCGCCGAGCGTCGGCTCGCGGTGGGCTCCGCGACGCGCTCGGACCTGCTCCGCGCGCAGCTCGACCGCACCACGGCGAAGGAGGCCCTGCGCACCGCGGAGACGCAGCGCACGTCGGCGGCGCTCGCGCTGGGGCGCCTCGTCGGCGAGGACGGCCCCGTGGAGGCCAGCCCCGATGAGAACATCGCTCCCAAACCCCTCACGCTCACGGACGCCGCGCTGGTCGCGGAGCTGGAGGCCAACGCGCCCGACGTGCTCGCCGCGGCCTCCACCCTGGGTGCATCACAGGCGGGCGTGAACGTCGCGAAGGCGACCTACCTCCCCACGGTGCGACTGTCCGCGGGCTATGACTGGTTCAACCAGGACCCGAGCTTCAACGGAGGCAGGACGAGCTGGTCGGTGCGGCTGGGCGTCTCCTATCCCATCTTCGATGGCTTCCTGCGCGAGGAGCGCGTGCAGCGCGCGCGCACCCAGGAAGTGGTGTCGCAGGCCCAGCTCGCCGACACGCGACGCGCGGTCCGCAGCGGAGCCGGACAGGCGCTGGCGCAGCTTCGGCTCGCGGAGGACCGCATCACCTTCTCCGGCCAGTCGGTGGAGGTGGCTCGCGAGGACCTCAAGGTGCAGCAGGAGCGCTACCGCCTGGGCGCCACCACCATCCTCGAGCTGCTGACGTCGCAGGAGAGCCTGGTGCAGGCGGAGATCAACCTCGTGTCCTCCCGCTTCGACTATCGCATCGCGCGCGCGGAGCTGGAGGCACTCGCCGGGAGGCCCCTGTGA
- a CDS encoding efflux RND transporter periplasmic adaptor subunit: MSKAKKWVITGVAAVLLGAGVYVTQRESQPKTAERSAALATVERRDMEVVAESAGLVEPLRVVEVKSKASGEVLRVLFDTGDKVEKDALLAEIDPRDVQNALAQAQADLESARVRLNTTEAQRQRMESLRQSGYVTQQEFESSVDAFATARAAKVRAETNLQLAKERSRDVTIRAPSSGTLLERQIQPGQIIASATSNVSGGSTLFKMADLSIMQVRAKVDETDVGQIRSGLKARVTMEAYPGRTFIGEVVKIEPQALVEQNVTLFPVLVRLDNPDGLLRPGMNAEVAIEISSRRDAITVPNSAVVGMRDARAAAVAVGLTEDAVRALLRPQGAKGEGRGRGGPGGNGPSENTATPTSGEATAGHPENKGPSLAPSASGGPQGATVATGTDSQGKNVVAAAGTPGGAGEGRRQRGGRQGTDGTRPGLVFVQGKAGPEPRKVVLGLSDWENSEVLSGLEPGEQVLLVSVAQLQQQQQRQNERFRQATGGMFPGAGGGGGGMRGGR; encoded by the coding sequence GTGAGCAAGGCGAAGAAGTGGGTCATCACGGGTGTCGCGGCGGTCCTGCTCGGAGCGGGCGTCTACGTCACCCAGCGGGAGAGTCAGCCCAAGACAGCGGAGCGTTCGGCGGCGCTGGCCACGGTGGAGCGCCGGGACATGGAGGTCGTCGCGGAGTCCGCGGGCCTGGTGGAGCCGCTGCGCGTGGTGGAGGTGAAGTCCAAGGCGTCCGGTGAAGTGCTCCGCGTCCTGTTCGACACCGGCGACAAGGTGGAGAAGGACGCGCTGCTCGCGGAGATCGACCCGCGCGACGTGCAGAACGCGCTGGCCCAGGCCCAGGCGGACCTGGAGTCCGCGCGCGTGCGGCTGAACACGACGGAGGCCCAGCGCCAGCGCATGGAGTCGCTGCGCCAGTCCGGTTACGTCACGCAGCAGGAGTTCGAGTCCTCCGTGGATGCCTTCGCCACCGCGAGGGCCGCCAAGGTGCGCGCGGAGACGAACCTCCAGCTCGCCAAGGAGCGCAGCCGCGACGTCACCATCCGCGCTCCCAGCTCCGGCACGCTGCTGGAGCGCCAGATCCAACCGGGGCAGATCATCGCGTCGGCGACGTCGAACGTGTCCGGCGGCAGCACGCTCTTCAAGATGGCGGACCTGTCCATCATGCAGGTGCGCGCCAAGGTCGACGAGACGGACGTGGGACAGATTCGCTCGGGCCTCAAGGCCCGCGTCACGATGGAGGCCTACCCTGGCCGCACCTTCATCGGCGAGGTCGTGAAGATCGAACCCCAGGCCCTGGTGGAGCAGAACGTCACCCTCTTCCCCGTCCTCGTGCGCCTGGACAATCCCGACGGACTGCTGCGCCCGGGAATGAACGCGGAGGTGGCCATCGAAATCTCGAGCCGCCGCGACGCCATCACCGTCCCCAACTCCGCGGTCGTCGGCATGCGAGACGCCCGAGCCGCCGCGGTGGCGGTGGGCCTCACCGAGGACGCCGTGCGCGCGCTGCTGCGTCCCCAGGGCGCCAAGGGTGAAGGCCGAGGCCGTGGCGGGCCCGGTGGCAACGGCCCGTCCGAGAACACGGCGACGCCCACGAGCGGCGAGGCCACCGCGGGTCATCCGGAGAACAAGGGCCCGAGTCTGGCCCCCTCCGCGTCCGGGGGGCCCCAGGGAGCCACCGTGGCGACCGGCACGGATTCGCAAGGCAAGAACGTCGTGGCGGCCGCGGGCACCCCGGGCGGCGCTGGAGAGGGACGGCGCCAGCGCGGCGGACGGCAGGGCACGGATGGCACGCGGCCGGGCCTGGTGTTCGTGCAGGGCAAGGCGGGCCCCGAGCCGCGCAAGGTGGTGCTGGGACTGAGCGACTGGGAGAACTCCGAGGTGCTCAGCGGCCTGGAGCCCGGGGAGCAGGTCCTGCTCGTGTCCGTGGCGCAGCTCCAGCAGCAACAGCAGCGGCAGAACGAGCGGTTCCGTCAGGCGACCGGAGGCATGTTCCCGGGCGCCGGCGGTGGCGGTGGTGGCATGCGCGGCGGGCGTTAA
- a CDS encoding sigma-54-dependent transcriptional regulator, producing the protein MARILVADDEEGVRSFIAEALEVEGHLVTTAADGAEAARLLAKQGVDLLVTDLRMPGMDGLTLLRKVREEQPDVEVVVLTAVGSVESAVSAMKAGAFEYLLKPVGSPAELRLTVARALERRALLNFRAEARQSTGSVVLSWGSPAMGPVVEALRKVAPTQATVLLVGESGTGKEVAARALHQWSERSEGPFVAVNCAALTETLLESELFGHEKGAFTGAVAQRRGRIELAQGGTFFLDEVGELKAELQAKLLRVLQERRFERVGGTRTLEADVRWVAATNRDLKAMMARGEFREDLYHRLAVFPIRLPSLRERPEDLGPLAELLLRRIGDELGRPGLKLSSEASARLQTFPWPGNVRELRNALERAAILADGSVVEARHLWLDATSAPEATPVATVGARLPDKTLEELERMAIEQAIADEGGNRKRAAQRLGIGLRTLYDKLRRYGMQ; encoded by the coding sequence ATGGCGCGAATTCTCGTCGCGGACGATGAGGAGGGCGTGCGCTCGTTCATCGCGGAGGCACTGGAGGTCGAAGGCCACCTGGTGACGACGGCGGCCGACGGAGCCGAGGCCGCGCGACTCCTGGCGAAGCAGGGCGTGGACCTGTTGGTGACGGACCTGCGCATGCCTGGGATGGATGGGCTGACGCTGCTGCGCAAGGTGCGCGAGGAGCAGCCGGACGTGGAGGTCGTCGTCCTGACGGCGGTGGGCTCGGTGGAGAGCGCGGTGTCGGCGATGAAGGCCGGTGCGTTCGAGTACCTGCTCAAGCCCGTGGGGAGTCCGGCGGAGCTGCGGTTGACGGTGGCTCGTGCGCTGGAGCGCCGCGCGCTGCTGAACTTCCGGGCGGAGGCGCGACAGTCCACCGGGTCCGTGGTGTTGAGCTGGGGCTCGCCGGCGATGGGGCCCGTGGTGGAGGCGCTGCGCAAGGTGGCTCCCACTCAGGCCACAGTGTTGTTGGTGGGCGAGAGCGGCACGGGCAAGGAGGTGGCCGCGAGGGCGCTGCACCAGTGGAGTGAGCGCTCCGAGGGGCCCTTCGTCGCGGTCAACTGCGCGGCGCTGACGGAGACGTTGCTGGAGAGCGAGTTGTTCGGCCACGAGAAGGGCGCCTTCACGGGCGCGGTGGCGCAGCGGCGCGGGCGCATCGAGCTGGCTCAGGGCGGGACGTTCTTCCTGGATGAAGTGGGGGAGCTGAAGGCGGAGCTTCAGGCGAAGCTGCTGCGGGTCCTCCAGGAGCGGCGCTTCGAGCGCGTGGGCGGCACGCGGACGCTGGAGGCCGACGTGCGCTGGGTGGCGGCGACGAACCGCGACCTCAAGGCGATGATGGCGCGCGGAGAGTTCCGCGAGGACCTCTACCACCGGCTCGCGGTGTTCCCCATCCGACTGCCGTCCCTGCGCGAGAGGCCCGAGGACCTGGGGCCCTTGGCGGAGCTGTTGCTGCGGCGCATCGGTGACGAGCTGGGGCGTCCGGGGTTGAAGCTGTCCTCGGAGGCGTCGGCGCGGCTGCAGACGTTTCCGTGGCCGGGCAACGTGCGCGAGCTGCGCAATGCGCTGGAGCGGGCGGCCATCCTCGCGGACGGCTCGGTGGTGGAGGCGCGCCATCTCTGGCTCGACGCGACCAGCGCCCCCGAGGCGACGCCCGTTGCCACCGTGGGCGCGCGGCTGCCGGACAAGACGCTGGAGGAATTGGAGCGGATGGCCATCGAGCAGGCCATCGCGGACGAGGGTGGCAACCGCAAGCGGGCCGCGCAGCGACTGGGCATCGGCCTGCGGACGCTCTACGACAAGCTGCGGCGCTACGGGATGCAGTGA
- a CDS encoding sensor histidine kinase, whose amino-acid sequence MSFVARWRRPVGPWMPWALVGLMCAVLLSTVLFIRRSAVEASSLVVRGMANVLMHAGLDAFREGTGPPSQQSLRAFLEAHQEGGLRYVAIIEDGRVLTSVGEGSLGEIQDGAQLRIEKGKGRFIHRLRKPRPDPQAAVAGSEPPPPPPEPRRNLRIGYEFEPITALELTDRSQHLLVIAVVSVMGILGLTFAFTRSLAQREALATELERGRRLAALGTMSAVLAHELRNPLASLKGHAQLLAERVERDEVLRPKADRIVGEAVRLEQLMNDLLAFVRSGELRRTGTDPNEVLRAAVEATGETRVEAHYLPGREHWELDAGRFQQALENVLRNAVQVSPDGRRVEVNVEREGTSLIFTVRDHGPGIPKGDEERIFEPFVTGRLRGVGLGLAITRRIVELHGGSVVARTHAEGGAEFRLTVPARGV is encoded by the coding sequence ATGAGCTTCGTGGCCCGATGGAGGCGGCCCGTGGGGCCGTGGATGCCCTGGGCCCTGGTGGGGCTGATGTGCGCCGTGTTGCTATCGACGGTGCTCTTCATCCGCCGGTCGGCCGTGGAGGCGTCGTCGCTGGTGGTGCGCGGCATGGCGAACGTCCTGATGCACGCCGGGCTGGATGCCTTCCGGGAGGGCACGGGCCCGCCGAGCCAGCAGTCGCTGCGGGCCTTCCTGGAGGCCCACCAGGAGGGCGGCCTCCGGTACGTGGCCATCATCGAGGACGGGCGCGTGCTGACCTCGGTCGGCGAGGGCTCGCTGGGTGAGATTCAAGACGGCGCGCAGCTGCGCATCGAGAAGGGGAAGGGTCGGTTCATCCACCGGCTTCGGAAGCCTCGGCCGGACCCGCAGGCCGCGGTGGCTGGCTCGGAGCCTCCGCCTCCGCCCCCCGAGCCTCGCCGCAACCTGCGCATCGGCTATGAGTTCGAGCCCATCACCGCGCTCGAGCTGACGGACCGCTCCCAGCACCTGCTCGTCATCGCGGTGGTGTCGGTCATGGGCATCCTGGGGTTGACGTTCGCGTTCACGCGCTCGTTGGCGCAGCGCGAGGCCCTGGCGACGGAGCTGGAGCGCGGACGCAGGCTGGCGGCGTTGGGCACGATGTCCGCGGTGCTCGCGCATGAGCTGCGCAATCCGCTGGCGTCACTCAAGGGCCATGCCCAGCTGCTGGCCGAGCGCGTGGAGCGGGACGAAGTGCTGCGCCCCAAGGCGGACCGCATCGTCGGTGAGGCGGTGCGGCTGGAGCAGCTGATGAATGACCTGCTGGCCTTCGTGCGCAGCGGCGAGCTTCGTCGCACGGGGACGGACCCGAACGAGGTGCTGCGCGCGGCGGTGGAGGCGACGGGGGAGACGCGGGTGGAGGCGCACTATCTCCCGGGGCGTGAGCACTGGGAGCTGGATGCGGGGCGCTTCCAGCAGGCGTTGGAGAACGTGCTGCGCAACGCGGTGCAGGTGAGCCCGGATGGGCGGCGCGTGGAGGTGAACGTGGAGCGCGAGGGCACGTCGCTCATCTTCACGGTGCGAGACCATGGCCCTGGCATTCCGAAGGGAGACGAGGAGCGCATCTTCGAGCCCTTCGTCACGGGGCGGCTGCGCGGTGTGGGGCTGGGGTTGGCGATTACTCGCCGCATCGTCGAGCTGCATGGGGGCTCGGTGGTTGCGAGGACTCATGCGGAGGGGGGCGCGGAGTTTCGCCTCACGGTTCCTGCGAGGGGAGTCTGA
- a CDS encoding ABC transporter permease, whose amino-acid sequence MGEIIRVAFDAVLANKLRSLLTMLGIVIGIAAVITMVALGEGAQRSVEQRLKTLGTNVLTVRPGQSFSGGLGRGQATMTIDDAEALRTQPKHIQAVAPEIESRFQVEYGASNANLSVVGTWPAYFSINESHLTAGRMFSDDEDRGRRRVVVLGALAGTQLGLRDSASLVGETVRIRGIPFEVIGVLAEKGSQGFSNPDESLYIPLSTAQFRVMGSNRIRSIAVQASDEKSMENAMAEIDLKLRREHRLRPEQQADFNIRDQASLLATVQETTQTFSLLLAGIAAISLLVGGIGIMNIMLVSVTERTREIGLRKALGATGTDILLQFLVESLVLCLAGGTLGLLLGIGGAAVLQRIMGWTMVIAPEAIVVAIAFSATVGVFFGIWPARRAASLAPIESLRYE is encoded by the coding sequence ATGGGTGAAATCATCCGGGTCGCGTTCGACGCGGTCCTCGCCAACAAGCTGCGGTCGCTGTTGACGATGCTCGGAATCGTCATCGGCATCGCGGCCGTCATCACCATGGTGGCACTGGGCGAAGGAGCCCAGCGCTCCGTCGAGCAACGGCTCAAGACGCTGGGAACGAACGTGCTGACCGTGCGCCCCGGGCAGAGCTTCTCGGGAGGACTCGGCCGGGGTCAGGCCACGATGACCATCGACGACGCGGAGGCGCTGCGCACACAGCCCAAGCACATCCAGGCCGTGGCGCCGGAGATCGAGTCGCGCTTCCAGGTGGAGTACGGCGCGAGCAACGCCAACCTCTCGGTGGTGGGCACGTGGCCCGCGTACTTCAGCATCAACGAGTCCCACCTCACGGCCGGGCGGATGTTCTCCGATGACGAGGACCGAGGCCGCCGCCGCGTGGTCGTCCTGGGCGCACTGGCGGGCACGCAGCTCGGCTTGAGGGACTCCGCGTCGCTCGTGGGCGAGACGGTGCGCATCCGAGGCATCCCCTTCGAGGTCATCGGGGTCCTGGCGGAGAAGGGCTCGCAGGGCTTCTCCAACCCCGACGAAAGCCTCTACATCCCGCTGTCCACCGCGCAGTTCCGGGTGATGGGCAGCAACCGCATCCGCTCCATCGCGGTGCAGGCGTCGGATGAGAAGTCCATGGAGAACGCCATGGCGGAGATCGACCTGAAGCTGCGGCGCGAGCACCGCCTCCGCCCCGAGCAGCAGGCGGACTTCAACATCCGCGACCAGGCCTCACTGCTCGCGACGGTGCAGGAGACGACGCAGACCTTCTCGCTGTTGCTCGCGGGCATCGCCGCCATCTCCCTGCTCGTGGGAGGCATCGGCATCATGAACATCATGCTGGTGTCCGTGACGGAGCGGACGCGCGAGATTGGCCTCCGCAAGGCGCTGGGAGCCACGGGCACGGACATCCTGCTCCAGTTCCTCGTCGAGTCGCTGGTGCTGTGTCTCGCGGGCGGAACGCTGGGGCTCTTGCTGGGGATTGGAGGCGCCGCGGTGCTCCAGCGCATCATGGGGTGGACCATGGTCATCGCCCCCGAGGCCATCGTGGTGGCCATCGCCTTCTCCGCCACCGTGGGTGTGTTCTTCGGCATCTGGCCCGCACGCCGCGCCGCGAGCCTGGCCCCCATCGAGTCCCTCCGCTACGAGTGA
- a CDS encoding tetratricopeptide repeat protein yields MGKDLYRDGMARLEAGDTQEARRLLEAALHESPGDVKVMHALSRVLDEAGERARAVELLELAHAKAPSEPGPARDLAMALLERGDDARAARVVEPVLAAHPEHPGANLVLALALAKTDPERARAHLAPVGRSADGEEREQAAALARVLSGQSLSPA; encoded by the coding sequence GTGGGCAAGGACCTGTATCGCGACGGAATGGCTCGACTGGAGGCAGGGGATACCCAGGAGGCGAGGCGGCTGCTGGAGGCCGCGCTCCACGAGTCGCCGGGGGACGTGAAGGTGATGCACGCGCTGTCCCGGGTCCTGGACGAGGCAGGGGAGCGCGCCCGGGCCGTGGAGTTGCTGGAGCTCGCCCACGCGAAGGCGCCCTCGGAGCCAGGCCCCGCGCGCGACCTGGCGATGGCCCTGCTCGAGCGCGGCGATGACGCCCGGGCCGCACGCGTGGTGGAGCCCGTGCTGGCGGCCCACCCCGAGCATCCTGGCGCGAACCTCGTGCTGGCCCTGGCGCTGGCGAAGACGGACCCGGAGCGGGCACGAGCGCACCTGGCGCCTGTCGGCCGGAGCGCGGATGGCGAGGAGCGCGAGCAGGCGGCGGCGCTGGCGCGCGTGCTGTCGGGACAGTCGCTCTCGCCCGCGTAG
- a CDS encoding ABC transporter ATP-binding protein has translation MGSEVVRALRGVDLTIRRNEYVAVMGPSGSGKSTFMNLIGCLDIPSAGQYWLNGQPVAGMTENALARIRNRELGFVFQSFNLLPRASALDNVALPLVYARVPRKVRLERAAAMLEKVGLGARKDHRPNELSGGQRQRVAIARALVTHPALLLADEPTGALDSHTGEEIMALFGELHSQGQTLMLVTHEADIAAHAQRVLFLKDGVIERDERKRI, from the coding sequence ATGGGCTCGGAGGTCGTCCGGGCGCTGCGCGGCGTGGACCTGACCATCCGTCGCAATGAGTACGTCGCCGTCATGGGGCCCTCGGGCTCCGGCAAGTCGACCTTCATGAACCTCATCGGCTGCCTGGATATCCCCAGCGCGGGTCAGTACTGGCTCAACGGTCAGCCGGTGGCGGGCATGACGGAGAACGCGCTCGCGCGAATCCGCAACCGGGAGCTGGGGTTCGTGTTCCAGAGCTTCAACCTGCTGCCGCGCGCGTCCGCCCTCGACAACGTGGCGCTGCCGCTGGTGTACGCCCGCGTGCCTCGGAAGGTCCGGCTGGAGCGCGCCGCGGCCATGCTGGAGAAGGTGGGGCTGGGCGCGCGCAAGGACCACCGCCCCAACGAGCTCTCCGGTGGTCAACGTCAGCGCGTCGCCATTGCCCGCGCGCTGGTGACACACCCCGCGCTGCTGCTGGCCGACGAGCCCACGGGGGCCCTCGACAGCCACACGGGCGAGGAGATCATGGCCCTCTTCGGAGAGCTGCATTCACAGGGGCAGACCCTGATGCTCGTCACGCACGAGGCGGACATCGCGGCGCATGCGCAGCGGGTGCTGTTCTTGAAAGACGGCGTCATCGAGCGGGACGAGCGGAAGCGGATTTGA
- a CDS encoding M4 family metallopeptidase — protein sequence MACSAAQPEGEAPSEGAKDADVQAALARLPGAEVLGRQEGVPFLIRGELGRLSPSGVSAQRARADSGAEAREALTDIAGAFRLRGDDLVFRRANVDAQGRKHLRFRQLHQGRPVVGGELVLHADPDGLIYAANGSARGGTTSATEPTVASDAARSAALAGTSITRANTEGVPTLVYVRTDGSDELKLAWQVRLVGTREDIKADDLVYVDAQRGGVLATHPQIHAALDRRVYSANNGSTTPGTLKRSEGQAATGDAHVDMNYDQLGNTYNCYKTLFNRDSYDNAGAQLISTVHYGSNYVNAYWDGTQMVYGDGNGVDSIELGKDLDVTVHELTHAVTDTESDLIYSGESGGLNESMSDIFAGVCESWTRSWATDADVFMVGEDIWTPGIANDALRYMDDPAKDDVSLDFYGDYSSGVDVHYSSGISNLVFALLSKGGTHPRGKTTQAVAAIGPEKAGRIFYKANTDLFTPSTTFEQAKAYTVQAAQDLGYDAATVQAVTNAWLAVGVPPPPPVTNPLTNGVPVTGLSGSSGNKKYYTLEVPAGSPTLTFTTTGGTGDADLYVRFGAVPNSGTYDCRPYASGNAETCSFNNPQAGTWYVMVNAYTTYSGVTLTGTHSGGGTGTPTTETATGTVTRNENDNFGPYSVVPGTSFTVTMTGTRNPNLYVRFGAAPTTTTYDCRPNTSGASETCTLTVPSGQSSAYVMVRGAGSQTANYSLTIKYTKP from the coding sequence GTGGCTTGCAGCGCGGCGCAACCAGAAGGAGAAGCACCCAGCGAGGGAGCCAAGGACGCGGATGTCCAGGCCGCGCTGGCGCGGTTGCCTGGGGCCGAGGTGCTCGGGCGGCAAGAAGGTGTTCCCTTCCTCATCCGCGGTGAGCTGGGGCGGCTGTCCCCGAGTGGTGTCTCCGCGCAGCGCGCTCGCGCGGACTCCGGTGCCGAGGCGAGGGAAGCCCTGACGGACATCGCCGGAGCCTTCCGTCTGCGCGGCGACGACCTCGTCTTCCGCCGGGCCAATGTGGATGCCCAGGGGCGCAAGCACCTGCGCTTCCGCCAGCTCCACCAGGGCCGGCCCGTCGTCGGCGGAGAGCTGGTGCTCCACGCCGACCCGGATGGCCTCATCTATGCCGCCAACGGCTCCGCTCGCGGCGGCACGACGTCCGCCACGGAGCCGACCGTGGCCTCCGACGCCGCGCGCTCGGCGGCACTCGCGGGCACGTCCATCACGCGCGCCAACACCGAGGGCGTGCCGACGCTCGTCTACGTGCGCACCGACGGCAGCGATGAGCTGAAGCTCGCATGGCAGGTGCGGCTGGTGGGCACCCGTGAGGACATCAAGGCGGATGACCTGGTCTACGTCGACGCCCAGCGCGGCGGCGTGCTGGCCACCCACCCACAGATTCACGCGGCGCTCGACCGGCGGGTGTACAGCGCCAACAACGGGAGCACCACGCCTGGAACGCTCAAGCGCTCCGAGGGTCAGGCCGCCACGGGCGACGCGCACGTGGACATGAACTACGACCAGCTCGGGAACACGTACAACTGCTACAAGACGCTCTTCAACCGCGACTCGTATGACAACGCGGGCGCGCAGCTCATCAGCACCGTCCACTACGGCAGCAACTACGTGAACGCGTACTGGGACGGCACGCAGATGGTGTACGGCGACGGCAACGGCGTCGACTCCATCGAGCTGGGCAAGGACCTGGACGTCACCGTCCACGAGCTGACCCATGCCGTGACGGACACCGAGTCGGACCTCATCTACTCGGGTGAGTCCGGCGGCCTCAACGAGTCCATGTCCGACATCTTCGCCGGCGTGTGCGAGAGCTGGACGCGCAGCTGGGCCACGGACGCCGACGTGTTCATGGTGGGCGAGGACATCTGGACGCCGGGCATCGCCAACGACGCCCTGCGCTACATGGACGACCCGGCCAAGGACGACGTCTCGCTCGACTTCTACGGCGACTACTCGTCCGGCGTGGACGTGCACTACAGCTCCGGCATCAGCAACCTCGTCTTCGCCCTGCTCTCCAAGGGTGGGACGCACCCGCGCGGGAAGACCACGCAGGCCGTGGCCGCCATCGGCCCGGAGAAGGCCGGCCGCATCTTCTACAAGGCCAACACCGACCTGTTCACCCCCAGCACCACCTTCGAGCAGGCCAAGGCGTACACCGTGCAGGCCGCGCAGGACCTCGGCTACGACGCGGCGACGGTGCAGGCGGTGACGAACGCGTGGCTCGCCGTGGGCGTGCCGCCCCCGCCGCCCGTGACGAACCCGCTGACCAACGGCGTCCCGGTGACGGGCCTGTCCGGCAGCTCCGGCAACAAGAAGTACTACACGCTGGAGGTCCCCGCGGGCTCCCCCACGCTGACCTTCACCACGACGGGCGGCACCGGTGACGCGGACCTGTACGTGCGCTTCGGCGCCGTCCCGAACTCCGGCACCTACGACTGCCGTCCGTACGCGAGCGGCAACGCGGAGACGTGCTCCTTCAACAACCCGCAGGCCGGCACCTGGTACGTCATGGTCAACGCGTACACGACCTACTCGGGCGTGACGCTGACCGGGACGCACTCGGGCGGTGGCACGGGCACGCCGACGACGGAGACGGCGACGGGCACGGTGACGCGCAACGAGAACGACAACTTCGGTCCCTACAGCGTGGTACCGGGCACCAGCTTCACCGTGACGATGACGGGCACGCGCAACCCGAACCTCTATGTCCGGTTCGGCGCGGCGCCCACCACCACCACGTATGACTGCCGCCCGAACACGTCCGGCGCCTCCGAGACGTGCACGCTGACCGTGCCCTCTGGCCAGTCCTCCGCGTACGTCATGGTGCGCGGCGCCGGCAGCCAGACGGCGAACTACAGCCTGACCATCAAGTACACGAAGCCCTGA